In a genomic window of Mycolicibacterium neoaurum VKM Ac-1815D:
- a CDS encoding metal-sensitive transcriptional regulator, producing the protein MVGDEEAITAVLNRLRRAQGQLAGVISMIEQGRDCKDVVTQLAAVSRALDRAGFKIVATGMRDCLTGESADGQRPMTEAELEKLFMALA; encoded by the coding sequence ATGGTCGGCGACGAGGAAGCAATCACAGCGGTGTTGAACCGGCTACGCAGGGCGCAGGGTCAACTTGCCGGCGTCATCTCGATGATCGAGCAGGGCCGCGACTGCAAGGACGTGGTGACTCAGCTGGCCGCCGTGTCCCGCGCGTTGGACCGGGCCGGCTTCAAGATCGTCGCGACGGGCATGCGCGACTGTCTGACCGGCGAGTCGGCCGACGGGCAGCGGCCGATGACCGAAGCCGAGCTGGAGAAGTTGTTCATGGCGTTGGCCTGA
- a CDS encoding DUF202 domain-containing protein, which yields MPRLQPQKPGLQAERTLLSWERSALGFIGGGALLIIRQHGPFGSGRALLALIATCLALSVLVVGWRRAKLLNHRAPGQTSVPAAYAEVMWIGTATVVFAIVIVGTLVASAIFDQAPGIRPTP from the coding sequence ATGCCACGGTTGCAGCCGCAAAAGCCTGGATTGCAGGCGGAGCGCACGCTGTTGTCCTGGGAGAGAAGCGCTTTGGGTTTCATTGGCGGCGGAGCGCTGCTGATCATCCGTCAGCACGGGCCCTTCGGGTCCGGTCGTGCGCTACTTGCGCTGATCGCCACCTGTCTGGCGTTGAGTGTGCTCGTGGTCGGTTGGCGACGTGCGAAGCTGCTCAATCACCGCGCCCCCGGGCAAACCAGCGTGCCCGCCGCGTATGCGGAGGTGATGTGGATCGGTACCGCGACCGTGGTTTTCGCGATCGTCATCGTCGGCACGCTCGTCGCGTCGGCGATCTTCGATCAGGCGCCGGGTATCAGGCCAACGCCATGA
- a CDS encoding YidH family protein → MTESDDERVDAEPDYRFTLANERTFLAWIRTALALIAGGIAVVQFVPSFGIAGVRHGLSIVLTAGGGVLAALAVWRWRRVQAAMRRDVDLPPTLIPAMLGVAIFAITVAVLVVLVIWPPGGR, encoded by the coding sequence ATGACCGAATCCGATGACGAACGGGTGGATGCGGAACCGGATTACCGGTTCACCCTGGCCAACGAGCGGACGTTCCTGGCGTGGATCCGCACGGCGCTGGCCCTCATAGCCGGCGGTATCGCGGTCGTCCAGTTCGTCCCGTCGTTCGGAATCGCCGGCGTTCGGCACGGTTTGAGCATCGTGTTGACAGCAGGAGGGGGAGTGCTGGCCGCCCTGGCGGTATGGCGCTGGCGCCGCGTTCAAGCGGCGATGCGCCGTGATGTGGACCTACCGCCCACGCTGATTCCCGCCATGCTCGGTGTGGCGATCTTCGCGATCACCGTGGCCGTGCTCGTCGTCTTGGTCATCTGGCCTCCAGGCGGTCGGTGA
- a CDS encoding TetR/AcrR family transcriptional regulator, producing the protein MARPRILSRERIRDSALAIIDRDGLEGLSMRNLAADLGVQAASLYKHYPTKTEVLDEIAGMVVSAVDTSAFDADEPWNLALAEWARSYRSALAAHPNLVPFLALGLRHRDESLRIANAVHGGLVRAGWPAREATMIGAATRSLVLGSTIGSFSRGFADDAQVYRDRYPHMQQAHRLPAKADEIDQGSFDLALTSFIDGLQARYANVDRAAGA; encoded by the coding sequence GTGGCCAGGCCGCGCATTCTCAGCCGCGAGCGGATCCGTGACAGTGCGCTCGCCATCATCGACCGGGACGGCCTGGAGGGGTTGTCCATGCGTAACCTCGCGGCCGATCTCGGAGTGCAGGCCGCCTCGCTCTACAAGCACTATCCGACCAAGACCGAGGTGCTCGACGAGATAGCCGGCATGGTCGTGAGTGCCGTCGACACCTCGGCCTTCGACGCCGACGAGCCGTGGAACCTGGCGCTGGCCGAATGGGCGCGCTCCTACCGGTCGGCGCTGGCCGCGCACCCCAATCTGGTGCCGTTCCTGGCGCTGGGGCTCAGGCACCGCGATGAGAGCCTGCGCATCGCCAATGCCGTGCACGGCGGGTTGGTGCGGGCCGGATGGCCTGCTCGCGAGGCGACGATGATCGGCGCCGCCACCCGGTCGTTGGTGCTCGGGTCGACCATCGGATCGTTCTCGCGCGGATTCGCCGATGATGCGCAGGTCTACCGGGACCGTTATCCGCACATGCAGCAGGCGCACCGGCTGCCCGCAAAAGCCGACGAGATCGACCAAGGCAGCTTCGATCTCGCGCTCACGTCGTTCATCGACGGATTGCAGGCCCGTTACGCCAACGTCGATCGGGCAGCGGGAGCCTGA
- a CDS encoding acyl-CoA dehydrogenase family protein, whose product MRRDVYTQEHEDFRAMIRAFIEAEVVPVYDKWFEDGIAPRDFYYKLGELGLFGIEIPTEYGGSGIDSYKFQAIITEECSRAAVSFGGSSVHIGLCLPYLKELATEEQKQRWFPGMMSGETMFAIAMTEPGTGSDLAGMRTTAKPSGDGTHYVLNGSKTFITGGVHADRVIVCARTAAPREDDRRFGITLLVVDTTSAGYTVGRKLDKLGLRTSDTAELNFTDVTVPAEDVLGEVNMGFSYLGRNLPRERLAIAVGSYAQAAAAVRFAAQYTKDRTVFGKPVAAFQNTKFELAACKADVDAMEAVVDRAMNAHDADELTPADAAAAKLFCTDLASKVIDRCLQLHGGYGYINEYPIARLYADNRVSRIYGGTSEVMKMIIAKDMGL is encoded by the coding sequence ATGCGCAGGGACGTCTACACCCAGGAACATGAGGACTTTCGCGCGATGATCCGGGCGTTCATCGAAGCCGAGGTCGTGCCGGTGTACGACAAGTGGTTCGAAGACGGCATCGCGCCTCGCGACTTCTACTACAAGCTGGGCGAGCTGGGCCTGTTCGGCATCGAGATCCCCACCGAGTACGGCGGATCCGGCATCGACTCCTACAAGTTCCAGGCCATCATCACCGAGGAGTGCTCGCGCGCCGCAGTGTCCTTCGGCGGCTCCAGCGTCCACATCGGATTGTGCCTGCCCTACCTCAAGGAGCTGGCCACCGAGGAGCAGAAGCAGCGCTGGTTCCCGGGCATGATGTCGGGCGAGACCATGTTCGCCATCGCCATGACCGAGCCGGGCACGGGCTCGGATCTGGCGGGAATGCGCACCACCGCAAAGCCTTCCGGTGACGGTACGCACTACGTACTGAACGGGTCCAAGACCTTCATCACCGGTGGCGTCCATGCCGACCGCGTCATCGTGTGCGCCCGTACCGCGGCACCGCGGGAAGACGACCGACGGTTCGGCATCACGCTGCTGGTCGTGGACACCACCTCCGCCGGTTACACCGTCGGCCGCAAGCTCGACAAGTTGGGCCTGCGGACCTCCGACACCGCCGAACTGAACTTCACCGACGTGACCGTGCCCGCCGAGGACGTGCTCGGCGAGGTGAACATGGGCTTCTCCTACCTCGGCCGCAACCTGCCCCGCGAACGGCTGGCCATCGCGGTCGGCTCCTACGCCCAGGCGGCGGCCGCCGTGCGCTTCGCGGCGCAGTACACCAAGGACCGCACGGTCTTCGGCAAGCCGGTCGCCGCGTTCCAGAACACCAAGTTCGAACTCGCCGCATGCAAGGCCGATGTCGACGCCATGGAGGCGGTGGTGGACCGCGCGATGAACGCCCACGACGCCGACGAACTGACACCCGCCGATGCGGCAGCGGCCAAGCTGTTCTGCACCGATCTGGCGTCCAAGGTCATCGATCGCTGCCTGCAGCTGCACGGGGGCTACGGCTATATCAACGAGTACCCGATCGCTCGCCTCTACGCCGACAACCGGGTCAGCCGGATCTACGGCGGGACCAGTGAGGTGATGAAGATGATCATCGCCAAGGACATGGGTCTGTAG